A genomic stretch from Octopus sinensis linkage group LG14, ASM634580v1, whole genome shotgun sequence includes:
- the LOC115219360 gene encoding serine/threonine-protein kinase phg2-like, with the protein MPPPKKPKTGPTTAEQFLTKEELKCFQAESSNIQQKITSGKPETVSSDEPCEPFSADSSSELDHLASRSSKRVCDDGLVQQQLTGSSSDTSEYSSVSNVLAPDIDPCGRNDLTGSNGNNSSNSSSSCSSSAVVPSNSPTNNEHQQVKSEAVLTQQTQSATVTHPEYSIHESSVSNYQILRRLFAHAKSPKSTSEPSAVDHLPPSGSNTTITSYKDEPSEQAATSTTSVDVTEVAVSKGGNSSKTLTSTDSVSTKRDSNISNKNSAGILQATRKSYLSSYINQTPKLSRLTEEPSAGSQTVQRHLAASFLQEQPFDLTLKCKDTQFNGAIVDPLKHFISKSSSRIDSNFEHLSSASENYLRHCEQQQQQQQQSQQATQLQTQPQQQKPPAPPQSLPSPARHLPQQQKKVKLEREAYVISTNSGESGGSRTDMSEMLVKREESRQEEDGSHHVISILTGNTTVPSTEPLMLFNVIKPKTTG; encoded by the coding sequence ATGCCACCTCCAAAGAAACCCAAAACTGGTCCAACTACAGCTGAGCAGTTCCTCACTAAAGAGGAGCTGAAATGCTTTCAAGCTGAATCCTCTAATATACAACAGAAAATTACCTCAGGAAAACCAGAAACTGTTAGTAGTGATGAGCCGTGTGAACCATTCAGTGCTGACAGCAGTAGCGAGCTTGATCATTTAGCCAGTCGTAGTAGTAAAAGAGTCTGTGATGATGGCTTAGTGCAACAACAGTTAACTGGTAGCTCTTCTGATACAAGTGAATACAGTTCAGTGTCAAATGTCTTGGCACCAGATATTGATCCTTGTGGTCGGAATGACTTAACTGGGAGCAATggcaataatagtagtaatagtagtagtagttgtagctcATCAGCTGTTGTTCCCAGTAACAGTCCAACAAATAATGAACATCAGCAGGTGAAATCTGAAGCTGTCCTCACTCAACAGACTCAATCAGCAACAGTAACACATCCAGAATATTCTATCCACGAGTcatcagtttccaactaccagaTATTACGACGTCTTTTTGCCCATGCAAAATCACCAAAATCTACCTCAGAGCCATCAGCTGTTGATCACCTTCCACCATCCGGTAGCAATACCACTATCACAAGCTATAAAGATGAACCTTCTGAACAAGCAGCGACATCAACAACGTCTGTAGATGTCACTGAAGTGGCAGTgagcaagggaggtaactcttcaAAAACTTTGACTTCTACAGACAGTGTCTCAACTAAAAGAGACTCAAATATTTCTAATAAGAATAGTGCAGGGATTTTACAAGCGACTCGTAAGAGTTATCTTTCATCATATATCAATCAGACACCAAAGCTATCTCGCTTGACCGAAGAGCCCTCAGCTGGTAGCCAGACTGTACAGCGCCACCTGGCTGCCAGCTTCTTGCAGGAACAACCATTTGACCTCACTCTAAAATGTAAGGACACCCAATTTAATGGTGCAATTGTTGATCCacttaaacattttatttctaaatCATCTTCTCGTATTGATTCCAATTTTGAACATTTATCCTCCGCTTCAGAAAACTACCTCAGACattgtgaacaacaacaacaacaacaacaacaatcacaacaagcAACACAACTGCaaacacaaccacaacaacagaaaCCTCCAGCTCCACCGCAATCTCTCCCTTCACCAGCACGACACCTCCCACAGCAACAAAAGAAAGTTAAGCTGGAGAGAGAAGCTTATGTAATATCTACAAATTCTGGAGAGAGTGGTGGTTCACGAACTGATATGAGCGAAATGCTTGTGAAACGTGAGGAGAGTAGGCAGGAAGAAGATGGTAGTCATCATGTTATATCTATTTTGACAGGGAATACAACAGTGCCAAGCACTGAACCATTGATGCTTTTTAATGTTATCAAGCCTAAAACAACAGGGTAG